One Kribbella sp. NBC_00662 genomic region harbors:
- a CDS encoding ArsR/SmtB family transcription factor, producing the protein MAVDDDQLDRSFAALADPVRRAMIARLSRGPATVNELAEPFPITKQAVSRHIQVLEAAGLISRTRDGQRRPCHLVPAALEALTNWIDNYRLETERRFRRMEALLKEQES; encoded by the coding sequence ATGGCAGTTGATGATGATCAGCTCGACCGGTCGTTCGCGGCACTCGCCGACCCGGTCCGGCGGGCGATGATCGCGCGGCTGTCCCGCGGACCGGCCACGGTGAACGAGCTGGCCGAACCGTTCCCGATCACCAAACAGGCGGTGTCGCGGCACATCCAGGTGCTCGAGGCCGCCGGGCTGATCAGCCGGACCCGGGACGGCCAGCGCCGCCCGTGCCACCTGGTGCCGGCCGCCCTCGAAGCACTGACGAACTGGATCGACAACTACCGGCTCGAAACCGAACGCCGCTTCCGCCGGATGGAAGCACTGTTGAAGGAGCAGGAATCATGA
- a CDS encoding SRPBCC domain-containing protein, whose amino-acid sequence MTGTVINTPTGTPFVEVTREFAATPAQLFRIMTDRDLIAEWLGPRDLDATIEEYDVRPGGTYRYIHRDDSGEYAFRGVFHSVEQDKLIIQTFEWEGAPGEVCIEKMTLEPTDSGVRLHQQSVFPSVDARDQSIEYGMENGINDSMDRLAELLAKES is encoded by the coding sequence ATGACTGGAACCGTCATCAACACCCCGACCGGCACCCCGTTCGTCGAGGTCACCCGGGAGTTCGCCGCCACGCCGGCGCAGCTGTTCAGGATCATGACCGACCGCGACCTGATCGCCGAATGGCTCGGCCCGCGCGACCTGGACGCGACCATCGAGGAGTACGACGTACGTCCCGGCGGCACCTACCGCTACATCCACCGTGACGACTCCGGTGAGTACGCGTTCCGCGGCGTCTTCCACTCCGTCGAGCAGGACAAGCTGATCATCCAGACCTTCGAGTGGGAGGGCGCGCCGGGCGAGGTGTGCATCGAGAAGATGACGCTCGAGCCGACCGACAGCGGCGTACGGCTGCACCAGCAGTCGGTGTTCCCGTCGGTCGACGCCCGCGACCAGTCGATCGAGTACGGCATGGAGAACGGCATCAACGACTCGATGGACCGCCTCGCCGAACTGCTCGCGAAGGAGAGCTGA
- a CDS encoding dihydrofolate reductase family protein, whose product MSQVVVDISVSVDGYVTGPNVGLDNGLGDGGMALHDWVFHGTDADRAVLDAAFEATGAVIQGRTLFDIIDAPGGWSEEMGYGAKPTGEVNPPVFVVTRTPPEKTRLGDRFRFVGSPSEAVAQALEVAGSKDVVVMGGGQICHEVLAAGLADVLRLHVASVVLGDGTRLFPAEAAPGYALELTEAVSTPSAQHLTYRVVK is encoded by the coding sequence ATGAGCCAGGTCGTCGTCGACATCTCGGTGTCGGTGGACGGATACGTCACCGGGCCCAACGTCGGTCTCGACAACGGTCTCGGGGACGGCGGCATGGCCCTGCACGACTGGGTCTTCCACGGCACCGACGCGGACCGCGCCGTACTGGACGCCGCCTTCGAGGCGACCGGCGCGGTGATCCAGGGCCGGACGCTGTTCGACATCATCGACGCTCCCGGCGGGTGGAGCGAGGAGATGGGGTACGGCGCGAAGCCGACCGGCGAGGTGAATCCGCCGGTCTTCGTCGTCACCCGTACACCGCCGGAGAAGACCCGGCTGGGCGACCGTTTCCGCTTCGTCGGCAGCCCGTCGGAGGCAGTCGCCCAAGCGCTGGAAGTTGCCGGAAGCAAAGATGTTGTGGTGATGGGCGGTGGGCAGATCTGTCACGAGGTGCTCGCGGCCGGGCTCGCCGACGTACTGCGGTTGCACGTGGCATCCGTCGTACTCGGAGACGGGACCCGGCTGTTCCCGGCCGAGGCCGCGCCGGGGTACGCGCTGGAGCTGACCGAGGCTGTCTCGACACCGTCGGCGCAGCACCTCACCTACCGGGTGGTGAAGTAG
- a CDS encoding dihydrofolate reductase family protein → MGNVIATAAVSLDGFVADTEDAVGPLFDWYNNGPVEVYGTDPGRPFHLSRASADYLNATWPNVRSCVIGRRLFDITNGWNGVPAVGEHVFVVTHEPPADWPFPDAPFTFVNGIEEAIAQAREYAGDHDISVTGGNLTGQAIAAGLVDEIAYNLVPALLGTGIKFFGDYLGPEVLLDNPRVVEGDRVTHLHYRVIR, encoded by the coding sequence ATGGGCAACGTTATTGCGACCGCGGCGGTCTCGCTGGACGGCTTCGTCGCGGACACCGAGGACGCGGTAGGGCCGCTGTTCGACTGGTACAACAACGGCCCGGTCGAGGTCTACGGGACCGACCCGGGACGGCCGTTCCACCTCAGCCGGGCGAGCGCCGACTACCTCAACGCGACCTGGCCGAACGTCCGCTCGTGTGTGATCGGGCGCCGGTTGTTCGACATCACCAACGGGTGGAACGGCGTACCCGCCGTCGGCGAGCACGTCTTCGTCGTCACCCACGAACCGCCGGCCGACTGGCCGTTCCCGGACGCGCCGTTCACGTTCGTCAACGGCATCGAGGAGGCGATCGCGCAGGCCCGCGAGTACGCCGGCGACCACGACATCAGCGTCACCGGCGGCAACCTCACCGGCCAGGCAATCGCCGCCGGCCTGGTCGACGAGATCGCCTACAACCTCGTCCCGGCCCTCCTCGGCACCGGCATCAAGTTCTTCGGCGACTACCTCGGCCCCGAGGTCCTCCTCGACAACCCCCGCGTAGTAGAAGGCGACCGAGTCACCCACCTCCACTACCGCGTCATCCGGTGA